gtgtgttcacctgtgcacttccctatatcacctcacttcccctgcactcccttgccggatcttgttgcattagtgccagtgaaagcgttccttgtgtgttccttgcctgtgtttccagaccttctgccgttgcccctgactacgatccttgctgcctgcccagaccttctgctacgtccgaccttgcttttgcctactcccttgtaccgcgcctatcttcagcagccagagaggtgagccgttgctagtggatacgacctggtcactaccgccgcagcaagaccatcccgctttgcggcgggctctggtgaaaaccagtagtggcttagaaccggtccactagcacggtccacgccaatccctctctggcacagaggatccactacctgccagccggcatcgtgatacTCCTGACCTTGACATAATTGAAAATTTAtcgatagaccttaaaagagcagtgcgtgacagacagccccgaaatctcaaagaactggaagacttgtgtaaggaagaatgggcaaagatacctcaaacaagaattgaaagactcttggctggctacaaaaagcgtttacaagctatgatacttgccaaagggggcagtacaagatattaactctgcagggtgcccaaacttttgcagacgccatttttttgttttctgttattttgaaagcgtaaatgatggaaataaaatctaacttttgttgacatattataagaatgtctaacctgtaatttgatgccttttggagattttcccatctttccttggcttctttatgcacattaatacaaatttttacctggggtgcccacaattttgatcctcactgtatatacTTATCTTATTATGTCCTGACTTTGTGTACTAGGGAGGACAAACTCATATCCTAAACATAAATAGTGATTTCCTTTTATGTGTTGGTTTGCTTtttcaactttttcttttttctaatttcctaatacataaaatataaaattattataCATAAATTATAGATGTAATAGAACATAAAGGGAATGTCCAGCCCGGTAGCTTGTAAATGCAAAGATCTTTTATTAGGTGCTACATGGAATCACAGGTACAAGACATGGAAGAGATGTGTATCAGCCGATTACATCGCCCCTACTCATACGTATAAGTAAGGGCGATGCAATCGGCTGATAAGCGTCACTTCCGCATCCTGTATCTGATTCCATGTAGCACTTAATAAAGAGATCTTCACATTCACAAGCTGCCGGGCTGGGCATTCTTTCTATGTTCTATTACATTGATCTTCAGTGGAGTCCGGACTGGTCCAGGCTAAAAGGGGTGAGCTGATACCTACTGCTTTGCTTATATATTATTGATAGATGTACTTGACTCTCTAGACATTGAACACTTTTCTTTATCATTCTGTACAACTGACCAATACTTAATAAGGAAGGTCGGATTTATATAATGAGATGTAATAATGCTGTTATAGGCACATGGACTGAATTCAACACGATAATTATGGAACAAACCATTTGGAGGGTGTGTTATCTTAATTCCTTCCCTATCGAGACAGATTGCTACAAAAACATCTTCTAGATAAACATATTTCACTTTAGATGATGACCTTAAAATTTTTGATGCAACATCTCCAGAAAATACATAACCTGTCCCTGAGCAAAGGGTGGGATAAAATGGATCTGGAAAGAGAGAATGAGGCATGTACCATTTGCTGTCTATGCTTCTGTGTGGTTGGTGATTTTCCATTACAAATCCTGTGAAAAAGTTTAGTTTTTGAGGTAGATCTGGACCCAATAGATCCAATAGACGGTCCGTGTTAACAAACATATCACTATCGGTCTTCATGACATATCGAGCTGTAGGGCAGTAGTTGGAGACCCATTCTATTCCCATCATGGTTTTTATGGTCAAGTTTTTGTATGTATCCTGAAAGTCTTTTTGGATGATATCTTGGTACTTCTTACTTTCCTCCAAGATGGCATTGGGATCCTGAGTGTTGTCCTTACCCAGCAGAAACAAACACATGATAGAAAATCTTTTATAAACAATCATATTTCCAAATGTGGCCCTTATGGCTTTGCGGTTTTCAACTTCACTGGCAATGGTTTCTATCAAAAATATCAAAAAGGGGGTTTCATCCTGGCATTTATTCGGCTCATTTATAATGTAAGGATATGATTTAATATTTAAATATTCCGAAGAGGATGCTGGTGATGGAGACGGAGGTGCTGGTGTCTCATGGGACAAATTTTCAGTCCACtgatatttagcatttttccttTCTGTAGTCTCTGGATCGCCTGTAGGAGACATCCGGGTTCCCAAATTTTCTCGATAGCTCCGATGTCCTTTCTCATAGAACTGAAATGCCACAAACAGACTACAAAGACTAATTATGTAAATGAAAGCCAAAAATAATACCTTAATAAAAGTCAGTGGTGGCTTTTTATGCAACACCATTGTATGCTGTATAGATCGTTGACATGCAGACGGTGAAGGTTATAATGCCGATATTTTATTCTGCATGCAGATGAGATTTTTTTTACTCCAATGCTAATATTCacctagaaaaaaatatataatacaaaTATATCAGAGTAAATAGCGGTAATTCTAATCATCACAGCC
The sequence above is a segment of the Hyla sarda isolate aHylSar1 chromosome 6, aHylSar1.hap1, whole genome shotgun sequence genome. Coding sequences within it:
- the LOC130277425 gene encoding beta-1,3-galactosyltransferase 2-like; translated protein: MVLHKKPPLTFIKVLFLAFIYIISLCSLFVAFQFYEKGHRSYRENLGTRMSPTGDPETTERKNAKYQWTENLSHETPAPPSPSPASSSEYLNIKSYPYIINEPNKCQDETPFLIFLIETIASEVENRKAIRATFGNMIVYKRFSIMCLFLLGKDNTQDPNAILEESKKYQDIIQKDFQDTYKNLTIKTMMGIEWVSNYCPTARYVMKTDSDMFVNTDRLLDLLGPDLPQKLNFFTGFVMENHQPHRSIDSKWYMPHSLFPDPFYPTLCSGTGYVFSGDVASKILRSSSKVKYVYLEDVFVAICLDREGIKITHPPNGLFHNYRVEFSPCAYNSIITSHYINPTFLIKYWSVVQNDKEKCSMSRESSTSINNI